A window of Vigna unguiculata cultivar IT97K-499-35 chromosome 4, ASM411807v1, whole genome shotgun sequence contains these coding sequences:
- the LOC114180762 gene encoding UPF0496 protein At1g20180-like — MDNDDDDSQEKLKLIIAELNSFILTNPFSNLEHHHFKLVSDENSSVLNRLNSMRKKLERNFKMKRYLKTLEFCVTVVCDMVAVTTHTLSSVVTQSLERELLHLRFSRRFLGKVCEQLDMATKGSYILKKDFDTMSRLVDRLYDDIEHVRAMVQLCLDKKIDKFCVQIVKELTKSDAGFGKKVEELKEHACLCLVTINRSRDLVTKEMAKMCA, encoded by the coding sequence ATGgacaatgatgatgatgactcaCAAGAAAAGTTGAAGCTCATCATTGCTGAGCTCAACTCGTTCATCTTGACTAACCCTTTTTCAAATCTCGAGCATCATCACTTCAAGCTCGTTAGCGATGAAAACTCATCAGTGTTGAATCGTTTGAACTCAATGAGAAAAAAGCTGGAAAGGAACTTCAAGATGAAGAGATATTTGAAGACACTAGAATTTTGTGTTACTGTGGTGTGTGACATGGTTGCTGTAACAACACATACTTTAAGTTCAGTAGTCACTCAGAGTCTTGAGAGGGAGCTTCTACACTTGAGGTTTTCAAGAAGGTTTCTTGGTAAAGTTTGTGAGCAGCTTGATATGGCAACCAAGGGATCTTATATATTAAAGAAAGACTTTGATACAATGAGTAGGCTTGTGGATCGGCTTTACGATGACATTGAACATGTAAGGGCAATGGTGCAGCTATGTTTGGACAAGAAGATTGATAAATTCTGTGTGCAAATAGTGAAGGAGCTTACGAAAAGTGATGCTGGATTTGGGAAAAAAGTGGAAGAACTCAAAGAGCATGCGTGCTTGTGCCTTGTGACGATTAACCGATCAAGGGATTTGGTCACTAAGGAAATGGCAAAAATGTGTGCGTAA